A window of the Artemia franciscana chromosome 3, ASM3288406v1, whole genome shotgun sequence genome harbors these coding sequences:
- the LOC136025460 gene encoding AF4/FMR2 family member lilli-like yields MCIYTFKGGQIHFKTAIQLTALADKESDIVQQFIFYLKAAMHFVVAGLFIDHPGTPCSKEAQSSYKEARKLIKWISKKFENQECSQSQGKYLSMLLEVTQPTQSIQNVKEKNVQKNSKSGQIHFKTAIQLTALADKESDIVQQFIFYLKAAMHFVVAGLFIDHPGTPCSKEAQSSYKEARKLIKWISKKFENQECSQTQGKYLSVLLVLSMKAQAMLDLNLYKSKDSEVKKDVITLNGHFANSSQMAAPVPLSTYSALLRHHHNVGFLQTSFDLWDQADEMVFRTHSEDFFIQLEHQFGSLTLHCSLRKLVLLVSTAIKKIEKDRKGCSTK; encoded by the exons CGGCCAGATTCATTTTAAAACCGCCATTCAACTGACTGCTTTAGCTGATAAAGAAAGCGATATAGTCCAGCAATTCATATTCTATTTGAAGGCTGCGATGCATTTTGTTGTGGCTGGACTATTTATAGACCATCCAGGTACACCATGCAGTAAAGAAGCTCAAAGTAGCTACAAGGAAGCAAGAAAATTGATCAA atggatttctaagaaatttgaaaatcagGAATGCAGCCAGTCTCAAGGAAAATATCTCTCCATGCTCTTG gaAGTGACTCAGCCAACCCAGTCCATTCAAAACGTCAAGGagaaaaacgtccagaaaaacagcaaaag CGGCCAGATTCATTTTAAAACCGCCATTCAACTGACTGCTTTAGCTGATAAAGAAAGCGATATAGTCCAGCAATTCATATTCTACTTGAAGGCTGCGATGCATTTTGTTGTGGCTGGACTATTTATAGACCATCCAGGTACACCATGCAGTAAAGAAGCTCAAAGTAGCTACAAGGAAGCAAGAAAATTGATCAA atggatttctaagaaatttgaaaatcagGAATGCAGCCAGACTCAAGGAAAATATCTCTCCGTGCTCTTGGTCTTGAG tATGAAAGCTCAAGCCATGCTGGATTTGAATCTGTACAAATCAAAAGATTCAGAGGTGAAGAAAGACGTTATAACGTTAAATGGCCATTTTGCAAAT TCTTCTCAAATGGCTGCACCAGTTCCACTGTCAACTTACTCAGCTCTATTGAGGCATCATCATAATGTTGGTTTTTTGCAAACATCATTTGATCTTTGGGATCAAGCAGATGAGATGGTTTTCAGAACTCATTCTGAAG acttttttaTACAACTTGAACACCAATTTGGATCTCTGACTCTTCATTGCAGTTTAAGAAAACTGGTTCTTTTAGTCTCTACTGcaattaagaaaattgaaaaggatAGAAAAGGTTGTTCTACAAAGTAA